Proteins encoded together in one Salmo salar chromosome ssa08, Ssal_v3.1, whole genome shotgun sequence window:
- the LOC123744207 gene encoding uncharacterized protein isoform X2, producing the protein MFNESVFRARVASVMETLTATAVRAVCQIMEESYAALRVEMECSHEPNRKPLAKETGTGMDNEKETVQALNPCSSSDRIQMAGLRKTPVEEQQDEEEASGADTEDDPTGHDDYTPLLPMTSQGPSQPVKPKTTSSLVKLTEDEVHHSIVPVNSLLSLTRCTTCCKLFHCPLCLSFKPTKRSRLQRHVDVHLKKAVSFKGQMAIITAPSVRELSSGGMP; encoded by the exons ATGTTCAACGAAAGTGTTTTTCGTGCGCGTGTAGCGTCCGTTATGGAAACTTTAACAGCAACAGCcgtgcgagcagtgtgtcaaataATGGAAGAAAGCTACGCTGCTCTTCGTGTGGAAATGGAGTGTAGCCACGAACCGAACAGGAAGCCCCTGGCGAAGGAGACTGGCACAGGGATGGATAATGAGAAGGAGACTGTACAAGCATTGAACCCTTGCAGTTCTTCTGATCGTATACAAATGGCAG GTTTGAGAAAGACTCCTGTTGAGGAACAGCAGGATGAAGAAGAGGCCAGCGGTGCTGATACGGAAGATGATCCCACAGGTCATGATGATTACACTCCACTGTTACCGATGACATCGCAAGGACCATCACAGCCTGTTAAACCAAAGACCACATCGTCTCTGGTTAAGCTTACGGAAGATGAG GTGCACCATTCGATTGTTCCTGTCAATTCTCTGCTATCACTCACAAGATGCACAACCTGCTGCAAACTGTTCCACTGTCCACTTTGTCTCAGCTTTAAACCAACCAAACGCTCAAGATTACAGCGCCATGTTGATGTGCACCTGAAAAAGGCAGTGTCTTTCAAAG GACAGATGGCCATTATCACTGCCCCCAGTGTGAGAGAACTATCATCAGGAGGGATGCCATGA
- the LOC123744207 gene encoding uncharacterized protein isoform X1, translated as MFNESVFRARVASVMETLTATAVRAVCQIMEESYAALRVEMECSHEPNRKPLAKETGTGMDNEKETVQALNPCSSSDRIQMAGLRKTPVEEQQDEEEASGADTEDDPTGHDDYTPLLPMTSQGPSQPVKPKTTSSLVKLTEDEVHHSIVPVNSLLSLTRCTTCCKLFHCPLCLSFKPTKRSRLQRHVDVHLKKAVSFKDKKICKCNLDCRTDGHYHCPQCERTIIRRDAMTSHLLLCQGASAPVSSSALPSTHAAPSTPLVLPTPAVNQRIEITAHNQLPQSPAYRTLTTMCDHCGFVLLRKNLKQHLLRKHPEIATPLEGAESHPVSVAQQHGTVKHAEGTRRRLTATCTICGRTVTMKNMRAHMNRKHPDSW; from the exons ATGTTCAACGAAAGTGTTTTTCGTGCGCGTGTAGCGTCCGTTATGGAAACTTTAACAGCAACAGCcgtgcgagcagtgtgtcaaataATGGAAGAAAGCTACGCTGCTCTTCGTGTGGAAATGGAGTGTAGCCACGAACCGAACAGGAAGCCCCTGGCGAAGGAGACTGGCACAGGGATGGATAATGAGAAGGAGACTGTACAAGCATTGAACCCTTGCAGTTCTTCTGATCGTATACAAATGGCAG GTTTGAGAAAGACTCCTGTTGAGGAACAGCAGGATGAAGAAGAGGCCAGCGGTGCTGATACGGAAGATGATCCCACAGGTCATGATGATTACACTCCACTGTTACCGATGACATCGCAAGGACCATCACAGCCTGTTAAACCAAAGACCACATCGTCTCTGGTTAAGCTTACGGAAGATGAG GTGCACCATTCGATTGTTCCTGTCAATTCTCTGCTATCACTCACAAGATGCACAACCTGCTGCAAACTGTTCCACTGTCCACTTTGTCTCAGCTTTAAACCAACCAAACGCTCAAGATTACAGCGCCATGTTGATGTGCACCTGAAAAAGGCAGTGTCTTTCAAAG ATAAAAAGATTTGTAAATGCAATTTGGACTGTAGGACAGATGGCCATTATCACTGCCCCCAGTGTGAGAGAACTATCATCAGGAGGGATGCCATGACAAGTCATCTGCTGTTGTGTCAAGGGGCTTCAGCTCCTGTTTCATCATCTGCACTGCCCTCTACGCATGCTGCACCGTCCACACCTTTGGTACTGCCCACTCCTGCTGTAAACCAGCGTATTGAAATCACCGCCCATAACCAACTGCCTCAAAGTCCAGCCTATAGGACTCTGACGACTATGTGTGATCACTGTGGTTTTGTGCTCCTGAGAAAGAACTTGAAGCAGCACCTGCTGAGGAAACACCCGGAGATAGCCACTCCATTGGAGGGAGCAGAATCACATCCTGTGTCTGTGGCACAACAACACGGCACCGTGAAACATGCTGAAGGGACCAGGCGGAGACTGACCGCCACCTGCACCATATGTGGGCGTACGGTGACCATGAAGAACATGCGAGCACACATGAACAGAAAACACCCTGATTCCTGGTAG